Proteins from a genomic interval of Scomber scombrus chromosome 11, fScoSco1.1, whole genome shotgun sequence:
- the gjc2 gene encoding gap junction protein gamma 2 — MSWSFLTRLLEEIHNHSTFVGKVWLTVLIIFRIVLTAVGGESIYSDEQTKFTCNTKQPGCDNVCYDAFAPLSHVRFWVFQIIMISTPSVMYMGYAIHKIARTSEAERRKHHRLLKKPPPHSRWRESHHLEDVLEEEEDDDAEPMIYEDTLEVQEAKAEPVNSTIKDPPKHDGRRRIMQEGLMRIYVLQLMSRAIFEIAFLAGQYLLYGFQVSPSYVCNRVPCPHRVDCFISRPTEKTIFLLIMYVVSCLCLVLNICEMLHLGIGTFRDTLRLKRNRSRRMSYGFPFSRNIPASPPGYNLVMKTEKPSRIPNSLITHEQNMANVAQEQQCTSPDENIPSDLASLHRHLRVAQEQLDMAFQTYQTKNNQQTSRTSSPVSGGTMAEQNRVNTVQEKQGARPKSATEKTATIVKNGKTSVWI, encoded by the coding sequence ATGAGCTGGAGTTTTCTCACTCGTCTCCTGGAAGAGATCCACAACCACTCCACCTTCGTGGGGAAAGTGTGGCTGACTGTGCTCATCATCTTTCGCATTGTGCTCACTGCGGTTGGAGGTGAGTCCATCTACTCCGATGAGCAGACCAAGTTCACCTGTAACACCAAGCAGCCCGGTTGTGACAACGTATGCTACGATGCCTTTGCTCCTCTCTCCCATGTCCGCTTCTGGGTCTTCCAGATCATCATGATCTCCACTCCCTCTGTCATGTACATGGGTTATGCCATCCACAAGATAGCCCGAACTTCAGAGGCAGAACGCAGGAAGCATCACAGGCTCCTCAAAAAACCACCCCCTCACTCCAGATGGAGAGAAAGCCATCACCTGGAGGATGTCttagaagaggaggaagatgatgatgctGAGCCCATGATTTATGAAGATACACTGGAAGTGCAGGAAGCCAAAGCTGAGCCAGTAAACAGCACTATCAAAGACCCACCAAAGCATGATGGCCGCCGAAGAATTATGCAAGAAGGACTGATGCGAATCTATGTTCTTCAACTCATGTCACGAGCTATTTTTGAAATCGCTTTCCTTGCAGGACAGTATCTCCTCTATGGTTTTCAAGTTAGTCCATCATATGTGTGCAACAGGGTTCCCTGCCCACACAGAGTGGACTGTTTCATCTCAAGGCCCACTGAGAAAACaatcttcctcctcatcatgTATGTGGTAAGCTGTCTTTGTCTAGTGCTAAATATTTGTGAGATGCTTCACTTGGGAATTGGCACTTTTCGGGACACCCTTCGCCTGAAGAGGAACCGGAGCCGACGGATGTCCTATGGCTTCCCGTTCTCCCGCAATATTCCAGCCTCCCCTCCGGGGTACAACCTAGTGATGAAGACAGAAAAACCTAGCAGGATCCCCAACAGCCTCATCACTCATGAGCAGAACATGGCCAATGTGGCCCAGGAGCAGCAATGCACCAGCCCAGATGAGAACATCCCTTCTGATCTTGCAAGCCTACACCGTCACTTACGGGTTGCCCAGGAGCAGCTTGATATGGCCTTTCAAACATATCAAACTAAAAACAACCAGCAAACCTCCAGAACCAGTAGTCCTGTATCTGGGGGCACAATGGCAGAGCAAAATCGAGTCAATACAGTCCAGGAGAAACAAGGAGCAAGACCGAAGTCAGCCACAGAGAAGACTGCAACCATTGTAAAAAATGGAAAGACCTCTGTTTGGATATAG